The Akkermansia sp. RCC_12PD genome contains the following window.
TTGAAGTCGTTCCGGGAGACGCCCATGAATTGCAGGTATAGACCGGCGGGACCCGTTTCCCGGATGGCTCCGGCGGGGGAGATGTGGTCCGTGGTTACGGAGTCGCCAAAGATGCCCAGGGGCCGGGCGTCTGTAATGTCCGCCAGCGTGCGGGTCTGTCCGTTGAAGCCGCAGAAGAAGGGCGGGTTCTGGATGTAGGTGGAGTTTTCATTCCACTGGAAGACGGAACCGGAGGGGGCGTGGACGGCGGCCCACCGCGGGTTCTTGTCCGGCGTGATGGTGTAAAGCTCCCGGTAGGCCTCCGGGTTGCGGGATTTGGCGACGGCTTCCGCAATTTCCGCGGAGCTGGGCCAGATGTCCTTCAGGAATACCGGCTTGCCGTTTTTGTCCGTACCCAGGGGTTCCTTCTGGAAGTCAATGTCCACGCGGCCCGCCAGCGCGAAAGCGACGACCAGAGGCGGCGACATCAGGAAGTTGGTTTTGATGGAGGCATGGATGCGCGCCTCAAAGTTGCGGTTGCCGGACAGCACGGAGGCGCCGATGATGTTGTTTTCCTTCACGGCCTGTTCCAGTTCCGGGTTCAGGGGGCCGGAGTTGCCGATGCAGGTGGTGCAGCCGTAGCCGACGGTTTCAAAGCCGAGGGCGTCCAGGGAGGCCTGGAGTCCGTTCGCGGCGAAGTAGTCGGAAGCGATGCGGGAACCCGGAGCGATGGATGTTTTTACGTGGGAGGGGACCGTAAGCCCCAGTTTCACGGCTTTTTGGGCCAAAAGCCCGGCGGCCAGCATCAGGCCGGGGTTGGAGGTATTGGTGCAGGAGGTGATGGCGGCAATGAGGATGCTGCCATCCTTCAGCTCGGCTTCCTGACTGAAGCCTTCCACCGGAACGGGAACGCCCGCGGGGGAGTGCATGGTCACTTTTACGGAGGGGGATTCCGTTTTTCCGTAACCGCCTTCCGTAATGGGTGCGCTGACCATGCTGCGGAAGCTGTCCCTGATGGAGTCCAGACGGATGTGGTCCTGCGGACGTTTGGGGCCGGAAACGGCGGGCTGGATCGTGGAAAGATCCAGCTCCAGCTGGTCCGTGTAGTCCAGCTCTCCATTGCGGGGCATGCCCCAGAGGTTCTGTGTCTTGAAATAGTTTTCGTATGTGGCGATGGATTCCTCGCTTCTGCCGGTCTGGCGCAGGTAGTCGGAGCATTGTTCGTCCATCGGGAAGAAGCCCATGGTGGCGCCGTATTCCGGGGCCATGTTCGCCACGGTGGCGCGGTCCGCCAGCGGCAGGGCCGCGGCGCCTTCTCCGAAGAACTCCACAAATTTGCCCACCACGCCGTGCTGGCGCAGCATTTTGGTAACATGCAGGGCCAGGTCTGTGGCCGTGACTCCCTCCCGGAGCTTTCCAGTCATGTGAACGCCCACGACTTCCGGCACCAGAAAAGTGACGGGCTGGCCCAGCATGCCGGCTTCCGCCTCAATACCGCCCACGCCCCAGCCTACCACGCCGATACCGTTGATCATCGTGGTATGGGAGTCCGTACCCACGAGAGTGTCCGGGAAATAAACGCCGTCCTTTTCCATGACGCCCGGCGTCAGATATTCCAGGTTCACCTGGTGGACGATGCCCACGGAGGGGGGAACCACGGAAAAGGTCTGAAAAGCCTGCTGGCCCCATTTGAGAAATTCATAACGTTCCGCATTGCGCTGGAATTCAATGTCCAGGTTTTTTTCCAGAGCGTCCGTGCGGCCCGCCCAGTCCACCTGCACGGAATGGTCCACGACCAGGTCCACGGGCACCAGCGGTTCAATAACGGAGGCGTCTTTTCCAAGTCCGGCCACAGCGGAGCGCATGGCGGCCAGGTCCACCAGAAGGGGAACGCCGGTCAGGTCCTGGAGAACGATGCGGGCTACGGTGAACGGGATTTCATAGGAACCGGGATTTTTCGCGTTCCAGGAGGCCAGATTGTCCACATCCTTTTCCGTCACTTTTAATCCGTCGCAATTGCGGAGCAGGGATTCCAGCACGATCCGGATGGAAACGGGCAGGCGGTTGAGGCGCGGGTAGCCGCTTTCCGCCAGGGCGGGCAATGAATAAAACTGTCCCGGGGTTCCGGCTCCCGTGGTGAACGTGCTTTTGGCGATCTGGGTCATGTGCTGAATAGCGGTTAACAATAAACAGACGGCTGCCCTGCTGGCAGTCGCGGGTACTATACAGGTCAAAGACAATAAGGCAAGGATTCTGTGCGGCGAAAGAAGGATTTTCCTGTTCACGGAGGGGAAGATGCCTTTTTTCCAGACCGGCAACGTGCCTGATTCCCGCCGGAGGAAGGTAGCCGCCTGGGGGGAGGACTGACAAATTGCTGGCATACCAAGACGTTATTGCGTTGAACATGGGGGAAAGGATTAATGTCGTAACCGTACTTAACCAATGTTTTCAAGAAATGGATATGGAACATATGTCTCAGCCGGTCAGGCCGAATAACACCCTTGCTATTTGCGCCCTTGTCTTTTCTGTCTTGTGCAGTCTCGTAGGTCTTGTCCTTGGTATTATCGGCATGAGCAAATACCCGAAGAACACCAGTGGAAGGACCATGAGTGTCATTGCCATTATCATCAGCGTACTCATGATGGTGGGAGCTTTCATGCTCCGTGGCCGCTGGTAAGACGGCAGGAAGTGCAGATGAATTTAAGGCTTGCGGAATAAGGGCATTTCGCAGGCTTCCCCAACGCATGAAATTGTTTGCCTTGTATGGGGCGCTCCTTGCCTTGGCGTGCGGCGTGCTCGTGTTTACGGGAGATCCCTCCCGCTCCAGCTGGCTGCCGGAGTGCCCTTTTTACAAAACCACGGGGTGGCTTTGTTATGGCTGCGGTTCCACCCGGGCTCTCCATGCCCTTTTGCACGGGCACTGCGCGGATTCCTTGAAGTACAATATCCTGCTGGTTCCGACCCTGGTGTGGCTGGGAACCCTTTTTTTTATCCGGAACAGGCGCGTGTTTAACCGGACATTGCTGGCAGGAGCAGGGGTGCTTGTGGTGTTTACGGTTGTGCGCAATCTCCCGTGCCTGTAGCGGTGTTGGCAACAGGGAGGTAATGCAGAACGGGGCTTTCCGGTCCGGTCATGGAGAGCAGAGGATAAAAGAAGCTTGCATGCCGGAAAAATGAACTTGCCCTCTCTACGGGGGAATGGGATAGTGCCATAAGCGGCTTCCCATGAAACTTCTGCCTTATTTGCCATTACTGATTCTGCTGTTGGTCCCCGGCACGGTTCATGCTGCTATGGAGGGGGAGCATCTGGAAACCCATACGGAATTCGTAGCCCGCAAAGGGTACCCGGAAAGCATGGAACAATGGTCTGACCGTCATTTGCTGAAAGCAGTGGATGCCAGGGTGCTCCATGTAGTTATTTATCTGGGAAGCCAGCGGGGACGGCTGTACGCAAATGAACAGGTAGTGATGGATTTTCCCGTTTGCACCGGGGACCGGGATCATCCTACCCCCGCAGGAACTTTTACCGTACTGGAGAAGGACAAGGACCATTATTCGGACCTGTACGGTTTGGCAATGCCGTGTTTTATGAGACTCACCAGGGACGGAATCGGGCTGCACGCGGGGCCCGTTTTCCGGACGCCTCAGTCTCACGGTTGCATTCGCATGACGCGGGAGTCCTGTGCAGCTCTATTTAATAAAATCCGCATTGGAACGCCTGTGAGGATTGTGGCAGAATGCGTCATGAAACATTGAAAATAAGTCTGTGATATGTCCAACTCATAAAAGGGAGTTGAATATTATGAATGCAAAGAAAAGCTCGGTAATCATTGGAAGCGCCCTGGCGGGAATGCTGGCGATGGTTTCCTGTTCGGGACCGCCGGAGGAGAATTTGAGAGTAGTTCCACTGACGATGCCCATGGCATCCTACAATCCCAATACGCGGGTTGTGGTAGCCGGCGTGGATTATACGGAAGTGCATGATGAATGGATGAACCCGGATATCATGAAGAAGGCCAGATCCGGCAATACACGTGTGGTGATAAGCCGGAGCGCCCAGAGGGGGCAGCTGATGGTAGGCGATGAAGTTGCCATGGATTTTCCCGTTTGCGTAGGGACTTCTACACACAAGACGCCGCTTGGGCATTTTAACATTACGGAAAAGAAAGTTCACCATGTTTCCAACTTGTATGATGCCTCCATGCCTTATTTCATGCGCCTGACGGATGGCGGAATCGGGATGCATGTGGGGCCCGTCTTCCGGACGCCCCAGTCTCACGGCTGCATCCGCATGACGCGTTCCTCCTGTGTGCCGCTTTTTAAAACCGTCAAGGTCGGAACTCCCGTGAAGATTGTGCCGTAACGGGAAAAAATGGCCGCAGACGACATCTGCTTTTTATTGATGAGGAGGAAGCAATGAGTTCTCCCATTAGAACAGGAGAACGAACTGAATGATCTGCCGGAGGTGCTGGTTTTACTGACAAGCCTTGATTTGGCCGTTTTTCTGGAATCTCACTCTCCATGATTTATTGCGGTATTCCTTATTCTCAGAAAAAGGTCCGGAAAAACTGCGCATACTAATGGAACCGGGAAAGATGGAAAAGACCGGGACTTCCCGCAAGAAGGGGCAGGTTTTCCGTCTGGAAACCTTCTTGCGTTCGCTGAAGTTTTCTTATGAAATAGGGGATATTTGTTCATTGCGGAACCCCGAAGTCAGGAGGGTATTTGTTAATTATTTCCATAATAGATTTATTGCATTAATATAATGAATGACATATGAGAGCATGAAAAAAAGATAAAAGAAGATTTTTTACACAAAATCGACCCGGCTGCCGCTATCAAAATAGGAACGTATGAAGATAATCGGTTTTGTACCGCAAGTCGCATTGCTCCCAACAACCCAAACCCTCCTCCATGCCTTACTGCCGGTTGAACGGTTCCCGAATTCGGCCGGCAGCGGCATGAATGGATTTCCATCATGTACGCACCCGTTGTTTTTGGCGCATGAGAATGATTGTTAAGATTTAGAGTGATGGAAATACGGCATCTGCTTTCACTCTGTAACAATTCCGCCTGCTTTGGCTGTTCTGTGGAGAAAAATACGGCTTGTGGAAGCCGTCCCGTGGGCGACTTTGTCTGCACTGTTGTTCGGAGTGGTGACACGACGCGCGGCAAATGTACCGGCTGGCATGCAACCATAGAACCTTCTCCGTAACCCTGCCGGAAATATGGTTCTGAATGCAGCGGTTGTTATCCCGCGTTCTATTGATCTTTTCCGGAGTTATTTTGCAGGAGGGGAACGTATCTTCCATAACCCTGGGCTTCCATGTCCTGTTCCGGAATGAATTTCAATGAAGCGCTGTTGATGCAGTAGCGCAGGCCGCCGCGTTCTTTGGGACCGTCCGGGAACACGTGGCCCAGGTGGGCATCCCCCGTCCTGCTGCGAACTTCCGTGCGGTTCATGCCGTGTGAAAAGTCCTGTTTTTCCTGAATCAAGCCTTCCTTGATAGGGCGGCTGAAGCTGGGCCATCCGCAGCCGGAATCAAATTTATCCGTGGAAAGGAACAAGGGCTCTCCTGTAGTTATGTCCACGTAGATGCCGGGACGGTCATTGTTGAAATATTCATTCCGGAAGGGGGGTTCCGTTGCGTTTTTCCGGGTGACGGCAAATTGTTCCGAAGTCAGGGACTTCCGCAGTTCTTCATCCGATTTCTTTTGATAAACGGGTTTGGCCTCTTTGGCCTGGCTGGCTTCCCGGAAGCGGAAGGCCGGAATGTGGCAGTAGCCGCCGGGGTTTTTGTTCAGGTAGTCCTGATGGTATTCTTCCGCCCTGGAGAACTGTTTGAGGGGCTGGATTTCAATGGCCAGGGGCTGCTTAAAGTGCTGCTGGAGGCGTTTCAAGGACATTTCTATGACAGGCTTGTCTTTTTCATCCGTGTAGTAAATACCCGTGCGGTACTGTACTCCTGAGTCGTTTCCCTGTCGGTTGACGGAGACGGGATCAATGACGGCATAGTATTGTTCCAGCAGGAAGGGCAGGCTGACTTCGTCCGGATCGTATACCACTTTAACCGTTTCCGCGTGGCCTGTTCCCTTATTGCATACTTCCTCATACGTAGGATTGGCGGTGGAGCCGTTGGCGTAGCCGGCTTCCGTTTTTTTAACTCCGGGAATCAGGGAAAGATATTTTTCCACCCCCCAGAAGCAACCGCCCGCCAGGTAAATTGTCTTCAAATTCTTGTTGTCCATATGATGTTTGCTGTTGTCCGCATGGCCGTTTTCTCCGCAGGAAAGCAGGGAAAGCATGGCCACGGCCGCCAGGATGGCGAATGCCAAGCCAGCCAGGGGCCACGGACCGTGGTAGATACGTTTCATAACCATATTGCTGCGTTTGCCTTCCGGAATGTGTCCGGATATTTTGTGGAAGGCTATGAAGTTAGACAATGCTGTCGCTGTTGTGTTCGCCGCGAATGTCAGCGGAAGATTTCCGCCCGGGGGTGCTCCTGGTGCGCGGCAGGTTTTTTAACCATTCGTAAATGGCCCGGTCGCGCGCGGTGGGTTTCCGGCTTGTTTGGAGATAAAAGCCGTATTTGGTCCGGAAATTGAAAATTACCTTGTCGGCATTCATTCCGATGATCAGGTGATCCAGCCGTATTTCCGCTTCTGCGGGGGCATATGAAGTGAAATCAACATGGCCGCAGTTGTTGATGCCGCCCACATAATGATTCACTACCGGCAGAATGCAGGGGAGGAGGGATGAATCCGCCGGACAGGGGGAAGGGGACGGTCCGTCCCGGAAAAGGATTGCAGGGGGAGATTCCCCGGAACGGAGGGCGGAAAGCTTGTCGAACGGGATATTCCACAGGAAGGAGAATACCGCCGTGCCCAGAAGGAATATGGGAACAGCCAGAATGGCACACCATTTGCCGAATGTGTTTTTTACCTGCATGCAGTCTGCGTTCCGGTGGAGGACGGCTTCACAGCATGGCATGGAGGGATGCGTATTGTCCATCCGGAAATAGGGAGAGGTGAAGATGGGAGAAGAAGAAT
Protein-coding sequences here:
- the acnA gene encoding aconitate hydratase AcnA codes for the protein MTQIAKSTFTTGAGTPGQFYSLPALAESGYPRLNRLPVSIRIVLESLLRNCDGLKVTEKDVDNLASWNAKNPGSYEIPFTVARIVLQDLTGVPLLVDLAAMRSAVAGLGKDASVIEPLVPVDLVVDHSVQVDWAGRTDALEKNLDIEFQRNAERYEFLKWGQQAFQTFSVVPPSVGIVHQVNLEYLTPGVMEKDGVYFPDTLVGTDSHTTMINGIGVVGWGVGGIEAEAGMLGQPVTFLVPEVVGVHMTGKLREGVTATDLALHVTKMLRQHGVVGKFVEFFGEGAAALPLADRATVANMAPEYGATMGFFPMDEQCSDYLRQTGRSEESIATYENYFKTQNLWGMPRNGELDYTDQLELDLSTIQPAVSGPKRPQDHIRLDSIRDSFRSMVSAPITEGGYGKTESPSVKVTMHSPAGVPVPVEGFSQEAELKDGSILIAAITSCTNTSNPGLMLAAGLLAQKAVKLGLTVPSHVKTSIAPGSRIASDYFAANGLQASLDALGFETVGYGCTTCIGNSGPLNPELEQAVKENNIIGASVLSGNRNFEARIHASIKTNFLMSPPLVVAFALAGRVDIDFQKEPLGTDKNGKPVFLKDIWPSSAEIAEAVAKSRNPEAYRELYTITPDKNPRWAAVHAPSGSVFQWNENSTYIQNPPFFCGFNGQTRTLADITDARPLGIFGDSVTTDHISPAGAIRETGPAGLYLQFMGVSRNDFNSFGSRRGNDRVMTRGTFANVRIKNLMVDGTEGGYTLYFGNREIPAPDKNIPASAGSPAFIYDAAMAYARDNTPLIVIGGEDYGMGSSRDWAAKGTNLLGVKAVVTKSFERIHRSNLIGMGVLPLNFANKEDYDRIAPLKDVTFSILGLNNGIAPRQQVTLRVQPADAPAFDIPVVVRIDTPIEKEYYLAGGILQYVLTQILK
- a CDS encoding DUF2752 domain-containing protein, whose amino-acid sequence is MKLFALYGALLALACGVLVFTGDPSRSSWLPECPFYKTTGWLCYGCGSTRALHALLHGHCADSLKYNILLVPTLVWLGTLFFIRNRRVFNRTLLAGAGVLVVFTVVRNLPCL
- a CDS encoding L,D-transpeptidase; the protein is MKLLPYLPLLILLLVPGTVHAAMEGEHLETHTEFVARKGYPESMEQWSDRHLLKAVDARVLHVVIYLGSQRGRLYANEQVVMDFPVCTGDRDHPTPAGTFTVLEKDKDHYSDLYGLAMPCFMRLTRDGIGLHAGPVFRTPQSHGCIRMTRESCAALFNKIRIGTPVRIVAECVMKH
- a CDS encoding L,D-transpeptidase, giving the protein MNAKKSSVIIGSALAGMLAMVSCSGPPEENLRVVPLTMPMASYNPNTRVVVAGVDYTEVHDEWMNPDIMKKARSGNTRVVISRSAQRGQLMVGDEVAMDFPVCVGTSTHKTPLGHFNITEKKVHHVSNLYDASMPYFMRLTDGGIGMHVGPVFRTPQSHGCIRMTRSSCVPLFKTVKVGTPVKIVP
- the msrB gene encoding peptide-methionine (R)-S-oxide reductase MsrB, with the translated sequence MKRIYHGPWPLAGLAFAILAAVAMLSLLSCGENGHADNSKHHMDNKNLKTIYLAGGCFWGVEKYLSLIPGVKKTEAGYANGSTANPTYEEVCNKGTGHAETVKVVYDPDEVSLPFLLEQYYAVIDPVSVNRQGNDSGVQYRTGIYYTDEKDKPVIEMSLKRLQQHFKQPLAIEIQPLKQFSRAEEYHQDYLNKNPGGYCHIPAFRFREASQAKEAKPVYQKKSDEELRKSLTSEQFAVTRKNATEPPFRNEYFNNDRPGIYVDITTGEPLFLSTDKFDSGCGWPSFSRPIKEGLIQEKQDFSHGMNRTEVRSRTGDAHLGHVFPDGPKERGGLRYCINSASLKFIPEQDMEAQGYGRYVPLLQNNSGKDQ